In Arthrobacter sp. SLBN-83, one DNA window encodes the following:
- a CDS encoding SulP family inorganic anion transporter, which translates to MAVADRTRPIRQPTTVLSALRSPRQLSREVLAGMVTTLALVPEVISFSIVAGVDPMVSLVASIVLALAMSILGGRPGVVTAAAGSVALVIAPLVHEHGVEYVLPTVLLAGVIQVVFGLAGLARLMRFIPRSVMIGFVNALGVLIFMAQVPHVLNVPWLAYLLFALTFAIIFILPRFTKVVPSPLVAIVVVTAVVIIAGLTVPNVADEGPLTGKLPGITPFLFPVNLETFQLVLPTALSVAFVGLMETLLTAKLVDDITETPSHKGRESWGLGVSNILAGFYGGIAGCAMIGQTVLNVKTGQARTRISTFVAGLFLLALVTGLSSIMGQIPMVALAAVMMVVAVTTVDWHSVKPSTLKRMPVPETLVMAVTVAVVVFTGNLAYGVLVGVILAMVLFARRVAHVITVERHLAEDGETVRYDVVGPLFFGSSNDLVEQFAYADDPASVSIDLTRAQIWDASTVAALDSIETKYADHGATVAIEGLDERSTGFHRRLTGHLGA; encoded by the coding sequence TTGGCCGTCGCCGACCGCACCCGCCCAATCCGGCAACCAACCACCGTCCTCAGCGCCCTGCGCTCCCCGCGGCAGCTCAGCCGGGAGGTCCTGGCCGGGATGGTCACCACGCTGGCACTGGTCCCGGAAGTGATCTCGTTTTCGATCGTGGCGGGCGTCGATCCCATGGTGAGCCTTGTCGCCTCCATCGTGCTGGCCCTGGCCATGTCCATCCTCGGAGGCCGACCAGGAGTGGTGACCGCGGCTGCCGGTTCCGTTGCCCTGGTGATCGCCCCACTGGTCCATGAGCACGGCGTCGAATACGTCCTGCCCACCGTGCTCCTTGCCGGCGTCATCCAGGTTGTCTTTGGCCTGGCCGGGCTGGCGCGGCTGATGCGGTTCATTCCGCGCTCGGTGATGATCGGCTTCGTCAACGCGCTGGGCGTGCTGATCTTCATGGCGCAGGTGCCCCATGTCCTGAATGTTCCCTGGCTCGCCTACCTGCTGTTCGCCCTGACGTTCGCCATCATTTTCATCCTGCCCCGGTTCACCAAGGTGGTGCCGTCGCCGCTGGTGGCCATCGTCGTCGTCACGGCAGTCGTGATCATTGCGGGCCTCACCGTTCCGAACGTTGCGGACGAGGGACCGCTCACGGGCAAGCTCCCAGGCATCACGCCGTTCCTCTTCCCGGTGAACCTTGAGACCTTCCAGCTGGTCCTGCCCACGGCGCTAAGCGTGGCGTTCGTCGGGCTCATGGAAACCCTCCTCACGGCAAAGCTCGTGGACGACATCACGGAAACCCCTTCGCACAAGGGCCGCGAGTCCTGGGGACTGGGCGTCTCGAACATCCTTGCCGGCTTCTATGGGGGCATTGCAGGCTGCGCCATGATCGGCCAGACCGTCCTCAACGTGAAGACCGGCCAGGCCCGCACCAGGATTTCGACATTCGTGGCCGGGCTGTTCCTGCTGGCACTGGTGACGGGGCTCAGCTCGATCATGGGCCAGATCCCCATGGTGGCCCTCGCCGCGGTCATGATGGTGGTCGCAGTGACCACCGTCGACTGGCACAGCGTGAAGCCGTCCACCCTGAAACGGATGCCCGTACCGGAAACGCTGGTCATGGCAGTCACCGTCGCCGTCGTGGTCTTCACCGGCAACCTGGCCTACGGCGTGCTGGTGGGCGTCATCCTGGCGATGGTGCTGTTCGCGCGCCGGGTGGCCCACGTCATCACCGTGGAGCGGCACCTTGCGGAGGACGGCGAAACCGTCCGCTACGACGTAGTGGGTCCGCTGTTTTTCGGAAGCAGCAATGACCTGGTGGAGCAGTTCGCCTACGCAGATGATCCCGCCTCGGTCAGCATTGACCTCACCCGTGCCCAGATCTGGGACGCCTCAACCGTCGCCGCGCTCGACTCCATCGAAACGAAGTACGCGGACCATGGTGCAACGGTGGCAATCGAAGGCCTGGATGAACGCAGCACCGGCTTTCACCGGCGCCTTACGGGGCATCTGGGCGCGTAA
- a CDS encoding NAD(P)/FAD-dependent oxidoreductase, whose translation MSSVPAPKRVAIIGGGILGVSTAVHLLREGASVILLTERGLASEASGRSLSWLNSAGERSTPYHQLRVAGVDRYRTLFASDPKREWLQFGGGLMWNEAGQAEATEARHAYEKSIGYDSRLLAPDEIASATPGIDSSAVPDNAIFNPGEGWVSLPDLIDFLMEEFHARGGELVLNAGKASVTVEGGRTAGVETAAGGTYPADAVLVACGAATPAVVEPLGVHIPNGSPVSMLVVTKQVQHEVTAVMNTPRAALRPNPGGTFALDHDWYEEHITEHADGSFTIPDDVVQELADEASKLVAGNPELKPASWKMGYKPIPGDGEPVLGELGQVPGCFVAFTHSGATLGLIAGELLAGEILTGRKHPMLATFRPGRFS comes from the coding sequence ATGTCCTCTGTTCCAGCTCCCAAGCGCGTCGCGATCATCGGCGGCGGCATCCTGGGCGTTTCCACCGCCGTGCACCTGCTGCGTGAAGGCGCCTCCGTGATCCTGCTGACCGAGCGCGGCCTGGCCAGCGAAGCCAGCGGCCGTTCGCTGTCCTGGCTCAACTCCGCGGGCGAACGGTCCACCCCCTACCACCAGTTGCGGGTTGCCGGCGTGGACCGCTACCGCACCCTCTTTGCCTCCGATCCCAAGCGGGAATGGCTCCAGTTCGGCGGCGGCCTCATGTGGAACGAGGCCGGCCAGGCGGAGGCCACGGAGGCGCGGCATGCCTACGAGAAATCCATTGGCTACGATTCCAGGCTGCTCGCTCCGGACGAGATTGCGTCAGCCACCCCCGGCATTGATTCCAGTGCCGTGCCGGACAACGCCATCTTCAACCCCGGCGAAGGCTGGGTCAGCCTGCCGGACCTGATCGACTTCCTGATGGAGGAGTTCCACGCCCGCGGCGGCGAACTGGTCCTCAACGCCGGCAAGGCCTCGGTCACGGTGGAGGGCGGCCGCACCGCCGGCGTGGAGACCGCGGCGGGCGGGACCTACCCAGCCGACGCCGTCCTGGTGGCGTGCGGCGCAGCGACTCCCGCCGTCGTCGAACCCCTGGGTGTGCACATCCCCAATGGTTCCCCCGTGTCCATGCTGGTGGTGACCAAGCAGGTGCAGCACGAGGTCACCGCGGTGATGAACACCCCGCGCGCCGCGCTGCGGCCCAACCCGGGCGGCACGTTCGCCCTGGACCACGACTGGTACGAGGAGCACATCACCGAGCACGCGGACGGATCGTTCACCATCCCGGATGACGTGGTGCAGGAACTGGCGGACGAAGCGTCCAAGCTGGTGGCCGGCAACCCGGAACTCAAGCCGGCCTCCTGGAAGATGGGCTACAAGCCGATTCCTGGCGACGGCGAACCGGTCCTGGGCGAACTGGGCCAGGTGCCGGGATGCTTCGTCGCGTTCACACACTCCGGAGCCACCCTGGGCCTCATCGCAGGTGAACTTCTTGCCGGCGAGATCCTGACCGGCAGGAAGCACCCCATGCTGGCAACGTTCCGTCCCGGCCGCTTCTCCTAG
- a CDS encoding Gfo/Idh/MocA family protein: MGTVAAEPIRTAVVGFGISGKVFHAPLIAANPDYSLDVIVTAQPERAAEAARLYPQARIVGTPEDLFSLSADLDLVILGTPPHTHFELAAAAIAHGLHVVVDKPFVPTSALGEELISRADDGGVRLTVFQNRRWDADFLTLGRVLASGALGQVSSFESRFEWWRPEGFGNWRDTVSLAEGGGILHDLGAHLIDQAIQLFGPVERSYGETANRGGHPDAADTEAFVSLLHASGVRSRLWMNGMAAQAGARFHVLGSKAGYTKWGLDGQEPALAAGMPPSDPAYGLDPQESWGLLGVDGAMSPVPAERGDYPQFYVQLAAALRGNGPLPVDPAGPLEVLKVIEGIHALA, from the coding sequence ATGGGTACTGTTGCAGCTGAACCCATCAGGACCGCCGTCGTCGGGTTTGGGATCTCCGGCAAGGTCTTCCACGCGCCGCTGATTGCGGCCAACCCGGATTACTCGCTCGACGTGATCGTTACGGCCCAACCGGAACGTGCTGCCGAGGCGGCACGCCTCTACCCCCAGGCACGGATTGTTGGAACGCCGGAAGACCTCTTCTCCCTCTCGGCAGACCTGGACCTGGTGATCCTGGGCACCCCGCCGCACACCCACTTTGAGCTGGCGGCAGCGGCCATCGCCCACGGCCTGCACGTGGTGGTGGACAAGCCTTTCGTGCCCACCTCCGCCCTGGGTGAGGAGCTGATCAGCAGGGCTGACGACGGCGGGGTGCGGCTTACGGTGTTCCAGAACCGCCGGTGGGATGCCGACTTCCTGACCCTAGGGAGGGTCCTGGCGTCAGGTGCGTTGGGCCAGGTCAGCAGCTTCGAGTCACGGTTCGAGTGGTGGCGGCCCGAAGGGTTCGGGAACTGGCGGGACACTGTGTCCCTCGCCGAAGGCGGCGGGATCCTGCATGACCTGGGTGCCCACCTGATCGACCAGGCAATCCAGCTGTTCGGCCCCGTGGAGCGGAGCTACGGCGAGACAGCCAACCGCGGCGGACATCCGGACGCGGCCGACACGGAGGCCTTCGTGTCACTGCTGCACGCCTCCGGCGTCCGCTCACGGCTGTGGATGAACGGCATGGCGGCCCAGGCGGGCGCCCGCTTCCACGTCCTCGGCTCAAAGGCCGGGTACACCAAGTGGGGGCTGGACGGGCAGGAACCGGCGCTCGCAGCCGGGATGCCGCCGTCGGATCCTGCCTACGGCCTCGATCCCCAGGAGTCATGGGGGCTCCTGGGAGTCGACGGAGCAATGTCTCCCGTTCCCGCCGAACGCGGCGACTACCCGCAGTTCTACGTCCAACTGGCCGCGGCCCTCCGCGGAAACGGACCGCTGCCGGTGGATCCCGCCGGTCCGCTCGAAGTTCTGAAAGTCATCGAAGGCATCCACGCCCTGGCTTGA
- a CDS encoding amino acid ABC transporter ATP-binding protein yields the protein MNTPTPTKNTTSQEAPTFHGSSLELRNLTMAYGEIEVLRNVSLTVAPGTTTCIIGPSGSGKSTLLRGINRLHEPKSGDVLLAGDSILGANPDTLRTRIGMVFQHFNLFPDHTAEENVALALWAVKGMPKNQAMAKARQRLAEVGLAERADHRPRDLSGGQQQRVAIARALAMEPEVMLFDEATSALDPELVKGVLNLMAGLGRRGMTMLVVTHEMGFARKVADQVVFMDEGEVVEAGTPTQLFDNPRSERLQRFLSEVL from the coding sequence ATGAACACCCCCACCCCCACCAAAAACACCACCAGCCAGGAAGCCCCCACGTTCCACGGCTCGTCCCTGGAACTGCGCAACCTGACCATGGCCTATGGCGAGATCGAGGTCCTGCGCAACGTCAGCCTCACCGTCGCCCCCGGCACCACCACCTGCATCATCGGCCCCTCCGGCTCGGGCAAATCCACCCTGCTGCGCGGCATCAACCGGCTCCACGAACCCAAAAGCGGGGACGTACTCCTGGCCGGGGACAGCATCCTGGGCGCCAACCCGGACACCCTTCGCACCCGCATCGGCATGGTCTTCCAGCACTTCAACCTCTTCCCCGACCACACCGCGGAGGAAAACGTCGCCCTGGCACTCTGGGCCGTCAAGGGCATGCCCAAAAACCAGGCCATGGCCAAAGCCCGCCAGCGCCTGGCCGAAGTAGGCCTCGCCGAACGCGCCGACCACCGCCCCCGCGACCTCTCCGGCGGCCAGCAGCAACGTGTCGCCATCGCCCGGGCCCTGGCCATGGAACCCGAAGTCATGCTCTTCGATGAAGCCACCAGCGCCCTGGACCCCGAACTCGTCAAAGGCGTCCTCAACCTCATGGCCGGCCTGGGCAGGCGCGGCATGACCATGCTGGTGGTCACCCACGAGATGGGCTTCGCCCGCAAGGTCGCGGACCAAGTGGTCTTCATGGACGAAGGCGAAGTCGTCGAAGCAGGAACCCCCACCCAACTCTTCGACAACCCCCGCAGCGAACGCCTCCAGCGCTTCCTCTCCGAGGTGCTCTGA
- a CDS encoding amino acid ABC transporter permease: MDWFNTIIRTFFDFGAMAEVLPQLLAVGLLNTLIISVAATVLGTVLGMVVAVMGISPSKWLRVPARIYTDLFRGLPAILTILLIGQGFARLSQSVFGPSPYPLGIIALSLIASAYIGEIFRAGILSVDKGQGEACRALGMSYAKSMALVVIPQGVRRVLPALVNQFIAIVKDSSLVYFLGLLVSERELFRVGQDAAVLSGNLSPLVAAGVFYLVITVPLTHLVNHIDNKFRTGRRRPAPPTSGLNEVKELASASPLTTGSNT; this comes from the coding sequence ATGGACTGGTTCAACACCATCATCCGTACCTTTTTCGACTTCGGCGCTATGGCCGAGGTCCTGCCCCAACTGCTGGCTGTTGGCCTGCTGAACACGCTGATCATCTCGGTTGCTGCCACCGTCCTTGGCACGGTCCTGGGAATGGTGGTGGCCGTCATGGGCATCTCACCATCCAAGTGGCTCCGGGTCCCGGCCCGGATCTACACCGACCTGTTCCGGGGCCTGCCGGCCATCCTGACCATCCTGCTGATCGGCCAAGGGTTTGCCCGCCTGAGCCAGTCGGTCTTCGGGCCCTCGCCCTACCCGCTGGGCATCATCGCGCTGAGCCTGATCGCCAGCGCCTACATCGGGGAAATCTTCCGCGCCGGCATCCTCAGCGTGGACAAGGGCCAGGGGGAGGCCTGCCGGGCCCTGGGAATGAGCTACGCCAAATCCATGGCCCTGGTGGTGATCCCGCAGGGTGTCCGCCGGGTCCTGCCGGCCCTGGTGAACCAGTTCATCGCCATCGTCAAGGACTCCTCCCTGGTCTACTTCCTGGGCCTGCTGGTTTCCGAACGCGAACTCTTCCGCGTGGGCCAGGACGCCGCCGTGCTCTCCGGCAACCTCTCACCCCTGGTCGCCGCCGGCGTCTTCTACCTGGTGATCACCGTCCCGCTGACCCACCTGGTCAACCACATCGACAACAAATTCCGCACCGGCCGCCGCCGACCCGCACCGCCCACCAGCGGCCTGAACGAAGTCAAGGAACTCGCCTCGGCCTCACCGCTGACCACCGGGAGCAACACATGA
- a CDS encoding ABC transporter substrate-binding protein, giving the protein MKKKNLRPAGIAAAALAAVLALSGCSSTSAASTTENNPYGLIQPGTIRVASLGDSKPYTFADASGNFTGFDVELFKDVAHRAGVDNVVFTGQDFSGLLAAVANGQFDAGVAAIGITDKRKETVDFSDGYLAGYLTVVTTKTSGINGVDGLSGKRLGVVQGTLQEAYAVKNFTSASLVRFPDNNTAIAALNSGTVDAHFLDYEAAKAYEDQHGLVSAADIPSFDAPAGFAVAKGKTAFKEALNKGLAAAMEDGTWKKLYQKWFPGSPMPEQYLPKAEQTASASPAPSK; this is encoded by the coding sequence GTGAAGAAAAAGAATCTCCGCCCGGCCGGAATTGCCGCCGCCGCACTCGCCGCGGTGCTTGCGCTCTCCGGCTGCAGCTCCACCTCCGCCGCCTCCACCACGGAGAACAACCCCTACGGCCTGATCCAGCCCGGCACCATCCGCGTGGCCAGCCTGGGCGACTCCAAGCCCTATACCTTCGCCGATGCCTCCGGTAACTTCACCGGCTTCGACGTCGAACTCTTCAAGGATGTGGCCCACCGGGCCGGTGTGGACAACGTGGTCTTCACCGGCCAGGACTTCTCCGGCCTCCTTGCCGCAGTGGCCAACGGGCAGTTCGATGCCGGTGTTGCCGCCATCGGCATCACGGACAAGCGCAAGGAAACCGTGGATTTCTCGGATGGTTACCTGGCCGGCTACCTGACGGTGGTCACCACCAAGACCTCCGGCATCAACGGTGTAGACGGCCTGTCCGGAAAGCGGCTGGGCGTGGTGCAGGGCACCCTGCAGGAAGCCTATGCGGTGAAGAACTTCACCTCTGCCAGCCTGGTCCGCTTCCCGGACAACAACACCGCCATTGCGGCGCTGAACAGCGGAACCGTTGACGCCCACTTCCTGGACTACGAGGCTGCGAAGGCGTACGAGGACCAGCACGGACTGGTCAGCGCCGCGGACATCCCGTCCTTCGACGCCCCGGCCGGATTTGCCGTCGCCAAAGGCAAGACCGCGTTCAAGGAAGCGCTGAACAAAGGCCTGGCCGCTGCGATGGAGGACGGGACCTGGAAGAAGCTCTACCAGAAGTGGTTCCCGGGTTCCCCGATGCCCGAGCAGTACCTGCCCAAGGCCGAGCAGACCGCTTCTGCCTCACCGGCCCCGAGCAAGTAA
- a CDS encoding LacI family DNA-binding transcriptional regulator has translation MNGEGVRRRDVTVADVAKAAQVSKAQAARALGNYGAVSDEVRERVLAAAEALSYRPNELARSMNTGKSHTIGVVVGDIENPHFGLATRGITDAAKKAGYNVILVNTDEDRASEVDAVRVLLDKRVDGLIVAPASSVETGHLQEVHGSGRPMVFIDRTAGDMPVETMAVDMARISREATQYLLDAGHRRIAFISTLTTDAPYTPGMTLESSQIADRIEGMREAFLESGLDFPEDLVRLNAGDEDSIRSITRGVLRGPDRATAVVASDGLIALSVVEAIQELGLSIPADVSFLMYDDFPWTRLTTPPLTVIAQPVYNMGVAAAKALIRQMEGLPPAAPAQFTATLVRRGSVGPCPAGTDPSQGRVAAKLS, from the coding sequence ATGAACGGCGAAGGAGTACGACGGCGGGACGTAACGGTTGCCGACGTCGCCAAGGCTGCCCAGGTTTCCAAAGCGCAGGCCGCGCGGGCGCTGGGAAATTACGGGGCCGTCAGTGACGAAGTCCGCGAGCGCGTCCTCGCTGCCGCCGAGGCGCTTTCCTACCGGCCCAACGAGCTGGCCCGCAGCATGAATACGGGGAAGTCACACACCATCGGCGTAGTGGTGGGCGATATCGAAAACCCACACTTTGGCCTGGCCACACGGGGAATCACGGACGCTGCAAAAAAGGCCGGCTACAACGTCATCCTGGTCAATACCGATGAGGACCGGGCGTCGGAAGTGGACGCAGTGCGGGTCCTGCTGGACAAGCGCGTGGACGGCCTGATTGTTGCCCCTGCGTCATCGGTTGAAACCGGACATCTCCAGGAGGTGCACGGGTCCGGGCGGCCGATGGTCTTCATCGACCGCACGGCCGGAGATATGCCGGTGGAGACCATGGCCGTGGACATGGCGAGGATTTCGAGGGAGGCCACGCAGTACCTGCTCGATGCGGGGCACCGGCGGATCGCCTTCATTTCCACACTGACCACCGACGCCCCCTACACGCCCGGGATGACTCTCGAGTCCTCCCAAATCGCGGACCGCATTGAGGGCATGCGGGAGGCGTTCCTTGAGTCCGGGCTGGATTTTCCGGAGGACCTGGTCCGCCTGAATGCAGGAGACGAGGACTCCATTCGCAGCATTACCCGCGGAGTGCTCCGGGGCCCGGACCGCGCCACTGCCGTCGTCGCCTCCGACGGCCTGATCGCCCTTAGCGTGGTGGAGGCCATCCAGGAACTTGGCCTGTCCATCCCGGCGGATGTTTCATTCCTGATGTACGACGATTTCCCGTGGACCAGGCTGACAACCCCTCCCCTGACCGTCATCGCCCAGCCGGTCTACAACATGGGCGTCGCCGCCGCCAAAGCCCTGATCCGGCAGATGGAGGGCTTGCCGCCCGCCGCTCCGGCTCAGTTCACGGCCACCCTGGTGCGGCGGGGGTCGGTGGGGCCATGCCCCGCGGGGACTGACCCGTCGCAGGGGCGGGTGGCAGCGAAGCTCAGCTGA
- a CDS encoding mandelate racemase/muconate lactonizing enzyme family protein, whose product MKITNLDTVVVDFYRTNLIFVRLSTDEGLTGIAEATLEGQEHAVRGAVAVLADAVRGKDPTRIAQTIYKVNRDAYWRGGPVSMTALSALEMAMWDVSARSLGVPVHRMLGGQVRDRVRAYANGWFSGAKTPEEFAKAAVHTVGQGFRGLKWDPFEAADLTLEPGDLRRMLEPIAAVREAVGDDVELFIEGHGRFDVPTAIRVAREIEQFQPVFFEEPCPPDGIDALIEVRSKSPVPIAAGERWMGRNTFIPALGRRAVDYIQPDVTHAGGFLELSFISTLAAAHYVPFAPHNPSGPLSTAATLQLGAALPNFRYLEIMASDVPWRSEISNERLELTEEGDVLIPEGVGLGVELDFDAIAEHPFTPHPMRIFSDAVADIRPPDARSYFNLEGAGVS is encoded by the coding sequence ATGAAAATCACCAACCTCGACACCGTTGTGGTGGATTTTTACCGGACCAACCTCATCTTTGTCCGGTTGAGCACCGATGAAGGCCTTACCGGAATAGCGGAAGCCACCCTCGAAGGCCAGGAGCACGCAGTCCGCGGCGCAGTAGCGGTCCTTGCAGACGCTGTACGCGGCAAGGATCCCACCCGGATTGCCCAGACCATCTATAAGGTGAACCGCGACGCGTACTGGCGCGGCGGTCCCGTCTCGATGACCGCCCTGAGCGCCCTTGAAATGGCCATGTGGGATGTCTCCGCACGCTCATTGGGCGTCCCGGTCCACCGGATGCTGGGCGGGCAGGTCCGTGACAGGGTCCGCGCGTACGCCAACGGCTGGTTTTCAGGGGCCAAAACGCCTGAGGAATTCGCCAAGGCCGCCGTCCACACGGTGGGCCAGGGCTTCCGGGGACTCAAGTGGGATCCCTTCGAAGCTGCAGACCTCACCTTGGAACCTGGCGATCTCCGCCGCATGCTCGAGCCCATTGCCGCTGTCCGGGAGGCGGTGGGTGATGACGTTGAGCTGTTCATCGAAGGGCACGGCCGCTTCGACGTGCCCACCGCCATCCGCGTGGCGCGGGAAATTGAACAGTTCCAGCCCGTGTTCTTCGAGGAGCCCTGCCCACCGGACGGCATCGACGCGCTCATCGAGGTACGCAGCAAATCGCCTGTCCCCATAGCGGCGGGGGAGCGGTGGATGGGACGGAACACCTTCATTCCCGCCCTTGGGCGCCGCGCAGTGGACTACATCCAGCCTGACGTCACCCATGCCGGGGGCTTCCTGGAGCTCTCGTTCATTTCCACACTGGCGGCAGCCCACTACGTTCCCTTCGCACCGCACAACCCGAGCGGACCCCTAAGCACCGCAGCAACCTTGCAGCTCGGTGCGGCCCTGCCGAATTTCCGCTACCTGGAGATCATGGCGTCGGACGTGCCATGGCGCAGCGAAATCTCCAACGAGCGCCTCGAACTCACGGAAGAAGGCGACGTCCTGATCCCGGAAGGCGTGGGCCTGGGCGTCGAGTTGGACTTTGACGCCATCGCCGAGCACCCCTTCACGCCGCACCCCATGCGGATTTTCAGCGACGCCGTGGCAGACATCCGGCCGCCGGACGCCCGGTCCTACTTCAACCTGGAGGGCGCCGGCGTCAGCTGA
- a CDS encoding LacI family DNA-binding transcriptional regulator: MTTKLPERTKPTLATVARQAGVSAPTVSKVVNGRDDVAPETRARILAVLEQAGYQSPVQRRAAADSATVVEVVIDVLDSAYTIQVLNGILQFAAGADVEILVSVTGQSTPGRQTPERRAQRMLEEGRAGMIVVTSAFSEAQLHAFRRRQIPVVVIDPLNPPSADVVSVGATNWAGGKAATEHLLGLGHRRIAYIGGIEGAECNQARLHGYMAALMAQGIEVDPGYIVSGGHFRTEGGVKGFQELLKLDPLPTAIFAGSDSIALGVLSEARHHGIRVPEDISLIGFDGTNQGEQSVPSLSSVAQPLEEMGRAALRSLLRQAQGEILDSHRVELATQVIVRESTAPPAA, from the coding sequence ATGACGACCAAATTGCCCGAGCGGACGAAGCCAACGCTCGCAACCGTGGCCAGGCAGGCCGGGGTATCGGCACCGACTGTCTCCAAGGTGGTGAACGGCCGTGACGACGTGGCCCCCGAAACCAGGGCGCGGATCCTTGCGGTGCTGGAGCAGGCGGGTTACCAGTCGCCCGTGCAGCGCAGGGCCGCCGCCGACAGTGCAACAGTCGTCGAAGTGGTGATCGATGTGCTCGACTCTGCTTACACCATCCAGGTGCTGAACGGCATCCTCCAGTTCGCAGCGGGGGCCGACGTCGAAATCCTGGTGAGTGTGACAGGCCAGTCCACGCCTGGCCGGCAGACCCCGGAACGCCGCGCCCAGCGCATGCTTGAAGAGGGCAGGGCGGGGATGATCGTGGTGACTTCGGCCTTCAGCGAGGCACAACTGCATGCGTTCCGCCGCCGCCAGATCCCGGTTGTGGTGATCGACCCGCTCAACCCCCCCTCCGCGGACGTGGTCAGCGTTGGGGCGACCAACTGGGCAGGCGGCAAGGCGGCAACCGAACATCTCCTGGGACTGGGCCACCGGCGCATCGCCTACATTGGCGGGATCGAGGGTGCGGAATGCAACCAGGCGCGGCTTCACGGTTATATGGCTGCCCTAATGGCGCAAGGCATTGAGGTTGACCCCGGATACATCGTGTCCGGCGGCCATTTCCGGACAGAGGGCGGGGTCAAGGGATTCCAGGAGCTGCTGAAGCTGGACCCCCTCCCCACGGCCATCTTCGCCGGCAGCGACTCGATTGCCCTGGGCGTCCTCAGTGAGGCGCGGCATCACGGGATCAGGGTTCCGGAGGACATCAGCCTCATCGGTTTCGACGGGACCAACCAGGGCGAGCAGTCAGTCCCCTCATTGAGTTCGGTGGCCCAGCCCCTTGAAGAGATGGGCAGGGCCGCGCTGAGGTCACTCCTGCGGCAGGCACAGGGCGAGATCCTGGATTCCCACCGCGTGGAGTTGGCCACCCAGGTGATCGTCCGAGAATCCACCGCCCCGCCCGCAGCCTAA